One window of Atribacter laminatus genomic DNA carries:
- the rnc gene encoding ribonuclease III — translation MPFNEAELIELERRIGYHFENRSLLKTALLHKSALEGKEGHCNDKLEWLGDAVVGLYIADYLFSQYEKPRSWLSAMKAKWASEESLAQVARNIHLERFILLGKGEEKGRGREKSSIISSALEALVGAVYLDSKSFDMTKNVLDTIFSSEGGLELVFLSVNYKSLLQTWSLKEHETLPFYQVIEESLDRKNYRIAVLINEKELAIGEGTNKKKAEQEAARKAWEKIIEEKYDHRDNPCF, via the coding sequence ATGCCTTTTAATGAAGCCGAACTTATCGAACTTGAACGTCGGATTGGATATCATTTTGAAAATCGTTCTCTTTTAAAAACCGCCTTATTACACAAGTCGGCGTTAGAAGGGAAAGAAGGGCATTGCAATGATAAGCTTGAGTGGTTAGGTGATGCGGTAGTCGGTTTATATATTGCCGACTACCTTTTTTCTCAGTACGAAAAACCACGAAGCTGGCTTTCTGCAATGAAAGCGAAATGGGCGAGCGAAGAAAGCTTGGCTCAGGTAGCTCGTAATATACACTTGGAACGATTTATCCTTCTCGGGAAAGGAGAAGAAAAGGGTCGAGGACGGGAAAAAAGTTCGATCATTTCCAGCGCGCTGGAAGCCTTGGTTGGTGCAGTATATTTGGATTCAAAATCTTTTGATATGACAAAGAATGTATTAGATACCATTTTTTCTTCTGAAGGCGGCCTTGAATTGGTTTTCCTTTCGGTTAATTATAAAAGCCTCTTACAAACCTGGTCACTTAAGGAACACGAAACTCTCCCATTTTATCAAGTAATTGAAGAATCTTTGGATCGAAAGAATTATCGTATCGCTGTTTTGATTAATGAGAAGGAATTAGCCATTGGTGAGGGCACCAATAAAAAAAAGGCTGAGCAGGAAGCGGCGCGTAAGGCGTGGGAAAAAATCATTGAAGAAAAATATGACCATCGTGATAATCCATGTTTTTAA